The genomic DNA GGGAAGGGAATCTGGTTAATAATCCCGGGAAGATAGTATCAACTCCCAAGCGAGGCACAACACTGCCAAGGTTTTTATCAGTAGATGAGGCAGTGAGATTGCTCGGTTCACCTTCCGGAAACGACCGCATGTCAGTAAGAGACAGGGCTATACTCGAGACATTTTACTCAGCAGGGCTCAGGATCGGAGAGATTGTGGCCATAAACCTCGATGACCTGAATTTATCTGATGGACTGATAAAGGTCCGAGGTAAGGGGAGGAAGGAGCGGATTGTGCCTGTCGGGAATAAGGCGGTTGAGTCAATTAAGGAATACCTCGCAGACTCTCGGTTGACAATTAAGGCAACTTCAAATGAAACGTCCATGAGCCACTGCTTCACAAAGGACAATGTTAATAGTCGGGACAGGAATGTCCCGCCTATCGGCGATAGACGGGGTTTTCTAACCCCGTCGGAGAGTTTTTCCAGTGAAAAAGGCTACCCCCTGTTTCTGAATAAATATGGCCACAGAATAACAACAAGAAGTGTCCACAGGATCGTGGAGAAATACAAGAAACTCAGCGGGCTTTGGGATATAACGCCTCATTCCCTGCGGCATTCATTTGCAACTCACCTGCTTGAAGGCGGCGCAGACCTCCGCTCTGTTCAGGAGATGCTGGGTCATGCTAATCTATCAACGACTCAAAGATATACTCATATAAGCATGGATAAGCTGATGGAGGTATATGATAATGCCCACCCACGGGGGAAGAAATAAGAGGCATTGAGCAATGAGTTAAAAGGAGGTTTTGATGTTCAAGAGCACTACGATTTTATGCGTACGACGTAATAATCAGGTTGCAATTGCAGGTGATGGGCAGGTAACCTTAGGCAACACAGTCATGAAACATAATGCAAAAAAAATAAGAAGGATGTATAATGGCACAATTTTATCAGGCTTTGCCGGAGGGGCAGCAGATGCCCTTACCCTGTTTGAAAAATTTGAAGCAAAACTTGAACAGTATCATGGTAATCTTACGCGGGCAGCAGTTGAACTTGCCAAGGACTGGAGGACTGACCGGATATTGAGAAAACTTGAAGCCCTTATAGCAGTGGCTGACAGAAGCGCCTCTTTAATTATCTCCGGTACCGGTGATATAATCGAACCGGAAGACGGCCTTGTGGCCATAGGTTCCGGCGGGCCCTATGCAATATCAGCTGCAAGGGCATTGATCAAACACACAGATATGAGTGCCAGAGAAATTGCCGAAGAGGCAATGAAGATAACTGCAGGTATATGTATCTATACAAATAGTGAGATATTAATAGAAGAACTTTGAAAATATAAAAGAGAAAATAAGCAGGGGATTCTGAATGAACAATTTTACTCCAAAAGAAGTAGTAGCAGAACTTGATAAATATGTAATAGGTCAGACAGCGGCCAAACATGCGGTTGCCATTGCCCTAAGGACACGGTGGAGAAGGCAGCAGCTCTCCGAAGACCTTCGCGATGAGGTCTCGCCAAAGAATATAATAATGATCGGTCCTACAGGGGTAGGCAAGACCGAGATATCGCGGCGGCTTGCAAAGTTGTCACAGGCGCCATTCATAAAGGTTGAGGCATCCAAATTTACAGAAGTTGGCTATATTGGACGGGACGTCGAGTCTATAGTACGTGACCTGACCCAGTTATCCATCAACATGTTAAAAGAAGAACGTACGCATATAGTCAGGGAAAAGGGGATGCACCAGGCAGAAGAGCGCCTCCTTGATCTGCTCCTGCCAGCCCCTCCTCCACGGCCTTCGCATGATACGGCGGCCACAGAGCCAAGACCTACTGAAACAAGGGAAAAGCTTCGAGCTCAATTAAAAGAGGGGAAGCTTGATGACCGGCAGGTCGAGCTTGATGTCAAGGAGAAGGTAATGCCTGTAGGCGTCATATCCAATATAGGAATGGAAGACCTTGAGATGAACCTGAAGGATATGCTTAGCGGAATCTTTCCCGGGAAAAATAAAAAAAGGAAGGTCAAGGTTAAGGATGCAATTAATATACTTGCGGATGAAGAGGTCCAGAAGCTCATTGATATGGACGATGTCTATAAAGAGTCTATTACAAGGGTTGAACAATCAGGCATTGTATTCCTGGACGAGATTGACAAGATTGCGAGCAGGGAGAAGAGCCATGGGCCTGATGTGTCCCGTGAAGGAGTTCAGAGAGACCTCCTGCCAATAGTTGAGGGTACTACTGTTACTACAAAGTACGGGCCTGTAAGGACTGACCATATCCTGTTTATCGCAGCCGGCGCATTTCATGTTTCAAAACCTTCTGATCTCATCCCTGAACTACAGGGACGCTTCCCTATCAGGGTTGAACTCGATTCACTTAAAGAAGGAGATTTTATCAGGATACTGACAGAACCCAGGAATGCATTGTTAAAGCAATACACTGCGATGCTTGAGACCGAGGGAATTGATATAAAATTCACAGAAGATGCAATCATGGAAATAGCCTCTACAGCTGTGTCCGTAAATGAACGGATGGAGAACATAGGGGCAAGGAGACTGTTTACAATTATGGAAAAACTGCTTGACGACATATCATTTAATGCACCGGAACTAAGCGGGAAAAGTTATAACATTGATTCAGCATATGTTAAGGAACGACTGACAGAAATTATAAAGGACCAGGATTTAAGCAAATACATATTGTAATCAACATTGAGGTCACACTGAATTGCAGCGAAATATAGAAAAAGCCCAATTACTCGTAGAAGCACTTCCATATATCCGTAATCTGTCAGGCAAGACAATAGTCTTTAAATTTGGCGGTAATGCCATGATTGACGAAAAACTCAAGGAGATGTTCGCCGAAGACGTGGTGCTTACAAAATACATCGGGATGAGTCCCGTGGTTGTCCATGGCGGAGGGCCTCAAATAAGTGAGGTCATGGATAAGATGGGGAAAAAACCGGTATTCATTGAGGGAA from Nitrospirota bacterium includes the following:
- a CDS encoding tyrosine recombinase XerC; the protein is MEKAVKILRSDILIIDGFIRHISLERNLSSHTIRNYYSDLSQFFEYLTTKLKKDSLIIEDLRKIDHITIRGFLSSLYDKGLSKSSVARKISAIRTFLNYMCREGNLVNNPGKIVSTPKRGTTLPRFLSVDEAVRLLGSPSGNDRMSVRDRAILETFYSAGLRIGEIVAINLDDLNLSDGLIKVRGKGRKERIVPVGNKAVESIKEYLADSRLTIKATSNETSMSHCFTKDNVNSRDRNVPPIGDRRGFLTPSESFSSEKGYPLFLNKYGHRITTRSVHRIVEKYKKLSGLWDITPHSLRHSFATHLLEGGADLRSVQEMLGHANLSTTQRYTHISMDKLMEVYDNAHPRGKK
- the hslV gene encoding ATP-dependent protease subunit HslV, giving the protein MFKSTTILCVRRNNQVAIAGDGQVTLGNTVMKHNAKKIRRMYNGTILSGFAGGAADALTLFEKFEAKLEQYHGNLTRAAVELAKDWRTDRILRKLEALIAVADRSASLIISGTGDIIEPEDGLVAIGSGGPYAISAARALIKHTDMSAREIAEEAMKITAGICIYTNSEILIEEL
- the hslU gene encoding ATP-dependent protease ATPase subunit HslU, producing the protein MNNFTPKEVVAELDKYVIGQTAAKHAVAIALRTRWRRQQLSEDLRDEVSPKNIIMIGPTGVGKTEISRRLAKLSQAPFIKVEASKFTEVGYIGRDVESIVRDLTQLSINMLKEERTHIVREKGMHQAEERLLDLLLPAPPPRPSHDTAATEPRPTETREKLRAQLKEGKLDDRQVELDVKEKVMPVGVISNIGMEDLEMNLKDMLSGIFPGKNKKRKVKVKDAINILADEEVQKLIDMDDVYKESITRVEQSGIVFLDEIDKIASREKSHGPDVSREGVQRDLLPIVEGTTVTTKYGPVRTDHILFIAAGAFHVSKPSDLIPELQGRFPIRVELDSLKEGDFIRILTEPRNALLKQYTAMLETEGIDIKFTEDAIMEIASTAVSVNERMENIGARRLFTIMEKLLDDISFNAPELSGKSYNIDSAYVKERLTEIIKDQDLSKYIL